A genomic segment from Malus domestica chromosome 05, GDT2T_hap1 encodes:
- the LOC103428312 gene encoding uncharacterized protein: protein MAMASLQRLRHSQILHRLPSLSLISRSSASTSSPTHSAKVSDRIVKLFAIDVDGRKREVVGLSGHTLLKALAQRGLIDPASHRLEDIDACSAECEVNIAQEWFDKLPPRSYDEEYVLKRNSRARVLNKHSRLGCQVVLTPELQGMVVAVPEAKPWDIP, encoded by the coding sequence ATGGCGATGGCGAGCCTTCAGAGACTCCGTCACTCTCAAATCCTCCACCGCCTCCCTTCCCTCTCCTTAATCTCCAGATCCTCCGCCTCCACATCCTCCCCCACTCACTCCGCCAAAGTCTCCGACCGAATCGTCAAGCTTTTCGCGATCGACGTCGACGGCCGCAAGCGCGAGGTGGTGGGCCTATCCGGCCACACTCTCCTCAAGGCCCTGGCCCAGAGGGGCCTGATCGACCCGGCCTCCCACCGGCTCGAGGACATCGACGCCTGCTCCGCCGAGTGCGAAGTCAACATTGCTCAGGAATGGTTCGACAAGCTCCCGCCGCGGTCCTACGACGAGGAGTACGTGCTGAAGAGGAACTCTAGGGCTAGGGTTCTCAACAAGCATTCCAGGCTGGGATGCCAGGTCGTACTCACTCCAGAGCTTCAAGGTATGGTGGTTGCTGTCCCTGAGGCCAAACCCTGGGACATTCCATAA
- the LOC103428313 gene encoding linoleate 9S-lipoxygenase 6 isoform X1: MQHQRHPVTSPQRSRRSTIKGEVVVVQSHKQSGSGKSASLRLYSSTEVDPKTGKGKLSNQAYLKCGTTKTDDGEKTRTYRVKFQVEPNFGNPGALVVRNRGKNRFFLQSASLQIQNNQIILFDCHSWVYPFRTTKNLDRIFFANTKYLPHQTPQALIELRKEELISLRGDGTGERKEWERIYDYDYYNDLGDPDKGEEHNRPVLGGSELHPYPRRGRTGRHPSKADPLTESRPSTINLDIYVPPDERFSPKKQSEFASNSIQAVLHFLTHKVESVIQPGSNHFESFDEIHDMFSRNKSQVVEGALKEKLKALVPKEFFKEVTHAIKNPLKFPVPQIIAENEFAWKHDEEFGRQMLAGINPARIRSLEVFPPRSKNGQVSLIEQSDIEHNLEGMTLPQAMNKRRMFILDHHDYLMPFLSQINSKDVCTYASCTLLFLKSDFTLKPIAIELSLPGLEVNNEINWVVQPASQGEAAALWQYAKAHVAVNDSVYHQLVSHWLHTHAVVEPFIIATRRQLSVMHPVHWLLDPHFKDTMHVNALARSMLINSGGILEKTLFSAELSMQLSAELYKEWRFDEQALPADLLKRGMAIEDPDPNNPSGVQLLFQDYPYAADGLEIWTAIQTWVTDFCMLFYTDDVSVRSDEEIQAWWSEIRNVGHGDKSSETWWYQMASREDLIKALTTLIWIASALHASVNFGQYAYAGYPLNRPTLCRRFIPEEGTFEYAEFLTDPDKYYLNMLTERGEMILGIALAEVLSQHTSDEVYLGQRPSTMWIHNEQVSDKFEKFKRKLRMLEERIECKNTDPRLTNRRGHAKIPYMLLYPDTPNVESRGGITGKGIPNSISI; the protein is encoded by the exons ATGCAACACCAGCGCCACCCAGTTACTAGCCCACAGCGGAGCAGACGCTCAACTATCAAAGGAGAAGTTGTCGTTGTCCAGAGCCATAAACAATCTGGTTCGGGAAAATCAGCTTCTCTTCGATTATATAGTTCGACAGAAGTTGATCCAA AAACTGGCAAAGGCAAGTTGAGCAACCAAGCTTACCTCAAATGTGGAACCACCAAAACAGATGATGGTGAAAAAACCAGAACATATAGGGTCAAGTTCCAGGTTGAACCAAACTTTGGAAATCCAGGAGCTTTGGTTGTAAGAAACCGAGGCAAGAATAGGTTTTTCCTCCAATCTGCATCTCTTCAAATCCAGAACAATCAGATTATACTTTTCGACTGCCACTCCTGGGTGTATCCATTCCGAACGACCAAAAATTTAGATCGAATTTTCTTTGCAAATACT AAATATCTTCCCCATCAAACACCCCAAGCTCTAATAGAACTGAGGAAGGAAGAGCTTATTAGCTTGAGAGGAGATGGAACTGGGGAGAGGAAAGAATGGGAACGAATTTACGATTATGATTACTACAATGACCTCGGGGATCCTGACAAAGGCGAAGAACACAATAGACCTGTCTTGGGTGGGTCGGAATTACATCCATATCCGCGCAGAGGAAGAACAGGCCGCCATCCTAGCAAGGCAG ATCCTTTAACTGAAAGCCGACCAAGTACCATTAACCTGGACATATACGTTCCTCCGGATGAGAGGTTCAGCCCCAAGAAACAATCTGAGTTCGCATCAAACTCGATCCAGGCTGTCCTGCATTTCCTGACCCATAAGGTAGAATCTGTGATACAGCCCGGTTCCAatcattttgagtcatttgatgAGATACATGACATGTTTTCTCGCAACAAAAGTCAAGTAGTTGAGGGCGCTCTCAAAGAGAAACTGAAAGCTTTAGTACCAAAAGAGTTTTTCAAAGAAGTTACTCATGCAATCAAGAACCCCTTGAAATTTCCAGTTCCTCAAATCATAGCAG AAAACGAATTTGCATGGAAGCATGATGAGGAGTTCGGCCGCCAAATGCTTGCAGGAATCAATCCAGCACGAATACGATCCTTGGAG GTATTTCCACCACGAAGCAAAAACGGACAAGTGAGTTTAATAGAGCAATCAGACATAGAGCACAACCTCGAAGGAATGACTCTTCCTCAG GCAATGAACAAAAGGAGAATGTTCATCTTGGATCACCATGACTATCTCATGCCCTTCTTAAGCCAAATCAACTCAAAGGATGTTTGTACTTACGCATCCTGTACACTACTATTCTTGAAGAGCGATTTCACACTAAAGCCAATAGCAATAGAACTTAGTTTGCCGGGTTTAGAAGTAAACAACGAGATCAATTGGGTAGTTCAACCGGCAAGTCAGGGCGAAGCTGCAGCACTGTGGCAGTATGCTAAGGCCCATGTTGCAGTTAATGACTCTGTCTATCATCAACTAGTCAGCCATTG GTTGCATACACATGCGGTGGTTGAGCCATTCATCATTGCTACTAGAAGGCAGCTCAGTGTGATGCACCCAGTCCATTGGCTACTAGATCCTCATTTCAAAGACACCATGCACGTAAACGCTCTGGCTCGGAGTATGCTCATTAACTCTGGTGGAATCCTTGAGAAGACATTGTTTTCTGCTGAACTCTCGATGCAGTTATCTGCTGAGCTCTACAAAGAGTGGCGATTTGATGAACAAGCCCTTCCTGCTGATCTACTTAAAAG AGGTATGGCCATAGAAGACCCAGATCCGAATAACCCTTCCGGGGTTCAGCTCCTTTTCCAGGACTATCCCTATGCTGCAGATGGACTTGAGATATGGACTGCTATCCAGACTTGGGTAACAGATTTTTGCATGCTCTTCTACACAGACGACGTTTCTGTAAGATCTGATGAAGAAATCCAAGCATGGTGGTCTGAAATCCGAAACGTTGGTCACGGTGATAAGAGCAGCGAGACATGGTGGTACCAAATGGCATCACGCGAGGACCTCATCAAAGCTTTGACAACTCTTATATGGATTGCATCAGCCTTGCATGCTTCAGTAAACTTTGGGCAATATGCATATGCTGGTTATCCTCTAAATCGTCCCACACTGTGCCGAAGGTTCATTCCTGAGGAAGGAACATTTGAATATGCAGAGTTCTTGACGGATCCAGACAAATACTACCTTAACATGTTGACTGAAAGGGGTGAGATGATCTTGGGTATAGCACTTGCAGAGGTGCTCTCACAACACACGTCGGATGAAGTGTACTTGGGTCAGAGGCCATCAACAATGTGGATACATAATGAACAGGTTAGCGATAagtttgaaaagttcaaaagaaaaCTTCGAATGTTAGAGGAAAGAATTGAGTGCAAGAACACCGATCCCAGGCTTACCAACAGACGGGGGCATGCCAAGATTCCTTACATGCTTCTGTACCCTGATACACCCAATGTTGAATCCAGAGGGGGCATCACGGGGAAGGGGATTCCAAACAGTATATCAATTTGA
- the LOC103428313 gene encoding linoleate 9S-lipoxygenase 6 isoform X2: MQHQRHPVTSPQRSRRSTIKGEVVVVQSHKQSGSGKSASLRLYSSTEVDPKTGKGKLSNQAYLKCGTTKTDDGEKTRTYRVKFQVEPNFGNPGALVVRNRGKNRFFLQSASLQIQNNQIILFDCHSWVYPFRTTKNLDRIFFANTKYLPHQTPQALIELRKEELISLRGDGTGERKEWERIYDYDYYNDLGDPDKGEEHNRPVLGGSELHPYPRRGRTGRHPSKAGIQLLFLLISILLSDTINLDIYVPPDERFSPKKQSEFASNSIQAVLHFLTHKVESVIQPGSNHFESFDEIHDMFSRNKSQVVEGALKEKLKALVPKEFFKEVTHAIKNPLKFPVPQIIAENEFAWKHDEEFGRQMLAGINPARIRSLEVFPPRSKNGQVSLIEQSDIEHNLEGMTLPQAMNKRRMFILDHHDYLMPFLSQINSKDVCTYASCTLLFLKSDFTLKPIAIELSLPGLEVNNEINWVVQPASQGEAAALWQYAKAHVAVNDSVYHQLVSHWLHTHAVVEPFIIATRRQLSVMHPVHWLLDPHFKDTMHVNALARSMLINSGGILEKTLFSAELSMQLSAELYKEWRFDEQALPADLLKRGMAIEDPDPNNPSGVQLLFQDYPYAADGLEIWTAIQTWVTDFCMLFYTDDVSVRSDEEIQAWWSEIRNVGHGDKSSETWWYQMASREDLIKALTTLIWIASALHASVNFGQYAYAGYPLNRPTLCRRFIPEEGTFEYAEFLTDPDKYYLNMLTERGEMILGIALAEVLSQHTSDEVYLGQRPSTMWIHNEQVSDKFEKFKRKLRMLEERIECKNTDPRLTNRRGHAKIPYMLLYPDTPNVESRGGITGKGIPNSISI; the protein is encoded by the exons ATGCAACACCAGCGCCACCCAGTTACTAGCCCACAGCGGAGCAGACGCTCAACTATCAAAGGAGAAGTTGTCGTTGTCCAGAGCCATAAACAATCTGGTTCGGGAAAATCAGCTTCTCTTCGATTATATAGTTCGACAGAAGTTGATCCAA AAACTGGCAAAGGCAAGTTGAGCAACCAAGCTTACCTCAAATGTGGAACCACCAAAACAGATGATGGTGAAAAAACCAGAACATATAGGGTCAAGTTCCAGGTTGAACCAAACTTTGGAAATCCAGGAGCTTTGGTTGTAAGAAACCGAGGCAAGAATAGGTTTTTCCTCCAATCTGCATCTCTTCAAATCCAGAACAATCAGATTATACTTTTCGACTGCCACTCCTGGGTGTATCCATTCCGAACGACCAAAAATTTAGATCGAATTTTCTTTGCAAATACT AAATATCTTCCCCATCAAACACCCCAAGCTCTAATAGAACTGAGGAAGGAAGAGCTTATTAGCTTGAGAGGAGATGGAACTGGGGAGAGGAAAGAATGGGAACGAATTTACGATTATGATTACTACAATGACCTCGGGGATCCTGACAAAGGCGAAGAACACAATAGACCTGTCTTGGGTGGGTCGGAATTACATCCATATCCGCGCAGAGGAAGAACAGGCCGCCATCCTAGCAAGGCAGGTATACAacttctctttcttctcatttcaattttgttgTCAGA TACCATTAACCTGGACATATACGTTCCTCCGGATGAGAGGTTCAGCCCCAAGAAACAATCTGAGTTCGCATCAAACTCGATCCAGGCTGTCCTGCATTTCCTGACCCATAAGGTAGAATCTGTGATACAGCCCGGTTCCAatcattttgagtcatttgatgAGATACATGACATGTTTTCTCGCAACAAAAGTCAAGTAGTTGAGGGCGCTCTCAAAGAGAAACTGAAAGCTTTAGTACCAAAAGAGTTTTTCAAAGAAGTTACTCATGCAATCAAGAACCCCTTGAAATTTCCAGTTCCTCAAATCATAGCAG AAAACGAATTTGCATGGAAGCATGATGAGGAGTTCGGCCGCCAAATGCTTGCAGGAATCAATCCAGCACGAATACGATCCTTGGAG GTATTTCCACCACGAAGCAAAAACGGACAAGTGAGTTTAATAGAGCAATCAGACATAGAGCACAACCTCGAAGGAATGACTCTTCCTCAG GCAATGAACAAAAGGAGAATGTTCATCTTGGATCACCATGACTATCTCATGCCCTTCTTAAGCCAAATCAACTCAAAGGATGTTTGTACTTACGCATCCTGTACACTACTATTCTTGAAGAGCGATTTCACACTAAAGCCAATAGCAATAGAACTTAGTTTGCCGGGTTTAGAAGTAAACAACGAGATCAATTGGGTAGTTCAACCGGCAAGTCAGGGCGAAGCTGCAGCACTGTGGCAGTATGCTAAGGCCCATGTTGCAGTTAATGACTCTGTCTATCATCAACTAGTCAGCCATTG GTTGCATACACATGCGGTGGTTGAGCCATTCATCATTGCTACTAGAAGGCAGCTCAGTGTGATGCACCCAGTCCATTGGCTACTAGATCCTCATTTCAAAGACACCATGCACGTAAACGCTCTGGCTCGGAGTATGCTCATTAACTCTGGTGGAATCCTTGAGAAGACATTGTTTTCTGCTGAACTCTCGATGCAGTTATCTGCTGAGCTCTACAAAGAGTGGCGATTTGATGAACAAGCCCTTCCTGCTGATCTACTTAAAAG AGGTATGGCCATAGAAGACCCAGATCCGAATAACCCTTCCGGGGTTCAGCTCCTTTTCCAGGACTATCCCTATGCTGCAGATGGACTTGAGATATGGACTGCTATCCAGACTTGGGTAACAGATTTTTGCATGCTCTTCTACACAGACGACGTTTCTGTAAGATCTGATGAAGAAATCCAAGCATGGTGGTCTGAAATCCGAAACGTTGGTCACGGTGATAAGAGCAGCGAGACATGGTGGTACCAAATGGCATCACGCGAGGACCTCATCAAAGCTTTGACAACTCTTATATGGATTGCATCAGCCTTGCATGCTTCAGTAAACTTTGGGCAATATGCATATGCTGGTTATCCTCTAAATCGTCCCACACTGTGCCGAAGGTTCATTCCTGAGGAAGGAACATTTGAATATGCAGAGTTCTTGACGGATCCAGACAAATACTACCTTAACATGTTGACTGAAAGGGGTGAGATGATCTTGGGTATAGCACTTGCAGAGGTGCTCTCACAACACACGTCGGATGAAGTGTACTTGGGTCAGAGGCCATCAACAATGTGGATACATAATGAACAGGTTAGCGATAagtttgaaaagttcaaaagaaaaCTTCGAATGTTAGAGGAAAGAATTGAGTGCAAGAACACCGATCCCAGGCTTACCAACAGACGGGGGCATGCCAAGATTCCTTACATGCTTCTGTACCCTGATACACCCAATGTTGAATCCAGAGGGGGCATCACGGGGAAGGGGATTCCAAACAGTATATCAATTTGA
- the LOC103428347 gene encoding uncharacterized protein, which translates to MAAASNLLSHPKPHTNDAVSSLRSHFKPSSFASKSTSFGSSKFASKPLSLRTAATRSGRPEPATLSHSESRSDQTFDVLVIGAGIIGLTIARQFLIGSDLSVAVIDKSVPCSGATGAGQGYIWMGHKTPGSDLWDLGLRSQKLWEELAESLIEQGLDPLQLLGWKKTGSLLVGRTPEDLDVLKRRVKQVCEAGLRAEYLSSSDLHVKEPELLADKDTGAAFLPDDCQLDARRGVEYLEQGNRNYASKGRYAEFYNHPVISLLRSGGNGDVVAIKTSRNTLHCKKAIVVAAGCWSGSLMRDLLKESEIVLDVPVKPRKGHLLVLENFNSFHLNHGLMEVGYVDHQTANPLPSISTSELLNQDEQSLSVSMTATMDTMGNIILGSSRQFAGFCTELEESIIIRIWERAGEFFPKLKEKLFSDISKGREVRVGLRPYMPDGKPVIGPMPGLANVFLATGHEGGGLSLALGTAEMLTDMVLGNSEKVNSAPFTVHGRC; encoded by the exons ATGGCTGCAGCTTCGAATTTGCTCTCGCACCCGAAGCCCCACACAAACGACGCCGTCTCGTCTTTACGAAGTCACTTCAAGCCATCCAGCTTCGCCTCCAAGTCAACCTCCTTCGGCTCCTCCAAATTCGCATCCAAACCGCTCTCCTTGCGCACCGCCGCAACCCGATCCGGCCGACCCGAACCCGCCACCTTGTCCCATTCGGAATCCCGGTCTGATCAAACATTCGATGTTTTAGTAATCGGAGCTGGAATAATCGGGTTGACCATTGCCCGGCAGTTCCTAATCGGGTCGGACCTGTCGGTCGCCGTAATTGACAAGTCTGTCCCTTGCTCTGGCGCCACCGGTGCCG GCCAAGGATATATATGGATGGGACACAAAACTCCCGGCAGCGACCTTTGGGACTTGGGGCTCAGAAGCCAGAAGCTTTGGGAGGAATTGGCTGAGAGTTTGATTGAGCAAGGTTTGGACCCTCTGCAACTATTGGGTTGGAAGAAAACAG GAAGCTTGCTAGTTGGTAGAACTCCTGAGGACTTAGACGTGTTGAAAAGGAGGGTTAAGCAGGTATGTGAAGCCGGGTTAAGAGCGGAGTACTTGTCTTCCAGTGACTTGCATGTAAAGGAACCTGAACTCTTGGCTGATAAAGACACTGGAGCTGCCTTTCTACCTGATGATTGCCAGTTGGATGCACGCCGTGGTGTTGAATATCTTGAACAG GGTAACAGGAATTATGCATCGAAGGGTAGATATGCTGAGTTTTATAATCATCCGGTGATTAGTTTATTAAG ATCTGGTGGCAATGGGGATGTTGTGGCTATTAAGACTTCTAGGAATACATTGCACTGCAAGAAGGCTATCGTAGTCGCAGCTGGTTGTTGGAGTGGGTCTTTGATGCGTGACCTGCTGAAAGAATCAGAAATTGTGCTGGATGTCCCCGTGAAACCACGAAAG GGTCACCTTTTAGTGCTTGAGAATTTTAATTCCTTTCATCTCAATCATGGGCTGATGGAGGTGGGATACGTTGATCATCAAACTGCAAATCCGCTTCCAAGCATATCGACTTCTGAATTGCTTAATCAAGATGAACAATCCTTGTCTGTGTCAATGACAGCCACTATGGATACAATGGGGAACATTATTCTTG GAAGCAGCCGCCAATTTGCTGGGTTCTGCACCGAGTTGGAAGAATCCATTATTATCCGTATATGGGAGCGAGCTGGGGAGTTCTTTcccaaattaaaagaaaagctCTTTTCAGATATCAGTAAGGGTAGAGAAGTGCGAGTAGGATTACGACCTTACA TGCCAGATGGGAAGCCAGTGATTGGGCCTATGCCCGGTTTGGCAAACGTGTTCCTTGCAACTGGGCATGAAGGGGGAGGACTTTCCTTG GCTCTAGGGACTGCCGAAATGCTCACGGATATGGTGCTAGGAAATTCTGAGAAGGTTAACTCTGCACCGTTCACTGTTCATGGTCGATGTTGA